A stretch of Dasypus novemcinctus isolate mDasNov1 chromosome 14, mDasNov1.1.hap2, whole genome shotgun sequence DNA encodes these proteins:
- the LOC101433889 gene encoding zinc finger protein 596-like produces MLPLELVNLKDIVINFTQEEWALLETSQRKLFRDVMLENISHLISVGHQVCKSDIHSQFDQGEELWIEGIGFFQNQHSGMESGLRKPEMLSIQYICSKDTSTIMSLKQKFHTQKNGITCNDLPEDSTHNSRVTQHVLTHKERKPYFRNLFGKTLSDQSSFKQNRCKSHDCHLIEKSFIQSSCLTQCNGTHIREKPYECHLCRKAYTQYSVLRRHERTHTGEKPYECHLCGKAFFRSFTLREHERIHTGAKPYECHQCGKSFTYSSALRKHEQTHTGEKPYECHLCGKAFIRSSTLREHEKTHTGAKPYECHLCRKSFAHSSILRQHERTHTGEKPYECHLCGKAFTWCSGLKQHEITHTGKKPYECDSCGKSFTHYSSLRCHERTHSGEKPYECHSCGKSFTHYSNFKYHERTHTGEKPYKCLICGKAFSHSSTLRGHGRIHTGEKPYECHLCRKSFTHSSSLRQHKRTHTVKSL; encoded by the exons GACATCAGGTCTGCAAATCAGATATACATTCCCAGTTTGACCAAGGAGAGGAACTGTGGATAGAAGGAATTGGATTTTTCCAGAACCAGCATTCAG gcATGGAAAGTGGTCTTAGGAAACCAGAAATGTTATCCATACAATATATCTGCAGTAAAGACACATCCACCATCATGTCATTG AAGCAGAAATTTCATACTCAAAAGAATGGCATTACATGTAATGATTTGCCTGAAGACTCTACTCACAATTCCAGAGTGACTCAACATGTGTTAACTCATAAGGAAAGGAAACCTTATTTCAGGAACCTATTTGGAAAAACCCTCAGTGATCAGTCATCTTTTAAACAAAATAGATGTAAATCACATGATTGTCATCTGATAGAGAAATCATTTATCCAAAGCTCTTGCCTTACACAGTGCAATGGAACTCACATCAGGGAGAAACCATATGAATGCCACCTATGTAGGAAAGCCTACACTCAATATTCTGTCCTGAGACgacatgagaggactcacactggagagaaaccctatgaatgtcatctctgtgggaaagcctttttTCGAAGTTTCACCCTGAGAGAACATGAGAGAATCCACACAGGAGcgaaaccttatgaatgtcatCAATGTGGGAAATCCTTCACTTATTCTTCTGCCCTGAGAAAACATGAGcaaactcacactggagagaaaccttatgaatgtcatctatgtgggaaagccttcattcgaAGTTCTACCCTGAGAGAACATGAGAAAACTCACACAGGAGcgaaaccttatgaatgtcacCTATGTAGGAAATCTTTCGCTCATTCTTCTATCCTGAGACAACATGAgcgaactcacactggagagaaaccttatgaatgccatttgtgtgggaaagccttcacttgGTGTTCTggccttaaacaacatgagataACTCATACTGgaaagaaaccctatgaatgtgaTTCATGTGGAAAATCTTTCACACATTATTCTAGCCTTAGATGTCATGAGAGGACTCattctggtgagaaaccctatgaatgtcattcATGTGGAAAATCCTTCACCCATTATTCTAACTTTAAATAtcatgagaggactcacactggggagaaacctTATAAATGCCTtatatgtgggaaagcttttagccaTTCTTCTACCCTTAGAGGACATGGAaggattcacactggagagaaaccctatgagtgTCATCTATGTAGGAAATCCTTCACTCATTCTTCTAGCCTGAGACAACATAAGAGAACTCACACTGTAAAAAGTCTTTAA